The proteins below come from a single Sphingomicrobium sediminis genomic window:
- a CDS encoding PAS domain-containing hybrid sensor histidine kinase/response regulator — MILLLAAVIALTPSFGVPAPLSLTLAAVGAVAAIAIVWQRLRSRRHALMRERTTQCLLTRNIADNCGRGVVQLTLDGKPVWANAAWEELTGAPADSSQLDALRRQLARDDADRVASLWQRCRVTKERAAVEICWAGRRHGSERQLRLSIDPLLNDHRCEGFLLFIEDRTDRRRDAEALETSEDLYRLVTENSRDIIIRMSLDGVPLYVSKASQRVLDLAPEEMVGTSMREFVHPEDWSLFARIFSDNLIGDDAPELRYRQRRANGKYLWVEASFRPVFDSKSGMARELVATLRDIHRRHLTEQIVYDSATKLRETNRLLVLAEELAQVAHWRLDLGDGSLDHGGEFNRILGLLPGKGVKLRAALRLLVPGDRKRLFAATREAIARSGSVDCAVDIRIDPDERRHLRIAIQGDRARSGALNGIFGVVRDVTEQYEANAELVQARDRAQQAARTKSNFLATMSHEIRTPMTGVLGMIDLMRDSEDTTRQQHYLETLKRSADHLMTVLDDILDFSKIEAGHLVFEQRDFRLERLVNETVDLFASAVRSKGLQLDIERDIGDARPVQGDPARLRQVLSNLLSNAVKFTPSGKIVVRVEAGSQIDHQQWRISVRDSGIGIAPDALDQLFQPFTQADASTSRRFGGTGLGLSITQALVEGMGGKLHVSSEKGVGSTFTVELDLPDGIEPEQQAEKTHAKGIEQPTPRRVLVAEDNPVNQMLVRAVLAGAGHAVETVGDGRAAVRLANESRFDVIVMDMQMPELDGLAATREIRRAEGDNQDVPIIALTADASPERRRFYEGAGLTAFLTKPIDQALLIATIEELTASPLDMQAKDKAVDTQTKRLAADDTQGCFDKERLDELGAALGAARLGDMLGLLKVELELRPELLATALDHDDVDELHDLAHSLKGAASSAGAIAVAKIAAQLERSDDPVALRALLDDLDLAVERTLEALVDQVPALDGDNQTASVAGGAA, encoded by the coding sequence ATGATATTGCTTTTGGCGGCCGTGATTGCGCTGACCCCGTCATTCGGTGTTCCTGCTCCCCTGTCGCTGACGCTGGCAGCGGTCGGTGCGGTCGCCGCCATCGCGATTGTCTGGCAAAGGCTCAGGTCGCGCCGACACGCCTTGATGCGCGAACGCACGACCCAATGCCTCCTCACTCGAAACATTGCCGATAATTGCGGGAGGGGCGTGGTCCAGTTGACCCTCGACGGCAAACCCGTTTGGGCCAATGCCGCCTGGGAAGAGTTGACGGGCGCGCCAGCGGATTCGTCACAATTGGACGCGCTGCGCCGACAACTGGCCCGGGATGATGCCGACCGGGTCGCCTCGCTCTGGCAACGGTGCCGGGTCACGAAGGAGCGTGCGGCGGTCGAAATCTGCTGGGCCGGACGCCGGCACGGCAGCGAACGGCAATTGCGCCTGTCCATCGATCCGTTGCTCAACGATCATCGCTGCGAAGGATTCCTGCTCTTCATCGAGGACCGCACCGACAGGCGCCGCGATGCCGAAGCCTTGGAGACCAGCGAGGACCTTTATCGCCTCGTGACCGAGAATAGCCGTGACATCATCATCCGCATGAGCCTCGACGGCGTCCCGCTTTACGTGTCCAAGGCATCTCAGCGCGTGCTCGACCTCGCGCCCGAAGAGATGGTGGGCACCTCGATGCGCGAGTTCGTCCATCCCGAAGACTGGAGCCTCTTCGCGCGCATCTTTTCCGACAATCTCATTGGCGACGACGCCCCCGAGCTTCGCTACCGACAGCGCCGCGCCAACGGCAAATATCTTTGGGTGGAGGCCAGTTTCCGCCCTGTCTTCGATTCCAAAAGCGGCATGGCGCGCGAGCTCGTAGCAACCCTGAGGGACATCCATCGTCGGCACCTCACCGAACAGATTGTCTACGACAGCGCGACCAAACTGCGCGAGACCAACCGCCTTCTCGTGCTCGCGGAGGAGCTGGCGCAGGTGGCGCATTGGCGGCTCGACCTGGGCGATGGCAGCCTCGATCATGGCGGGGAGTTCAACCGCATTCTCGGATTGCTCCCCGGAAAAGGCGTGAAGCTCCGTGCTGCACTGCGCCTGCTCGTCCCGGGCGACCGCAAGCGGCTGTTTGCGGCGACCCGCGAAGCGATTGCCCGGTCGGGCTCTGTCGATTGCGCAGTCGACATACGGATCGATCCCGATGAACGCCGGCACTTGCGCATCGCCATCCAGGGCGATCGTGCCCGCTCCGGTGCGCTTAATGGCATTTTCGGCGTCGTCCGCGATGTGACCGAACAGTATGAGGCCAATGCCGAACTCGTGCAGGCGCGCGACCGGGCGCAGCAGGCGGCGCGAACCAAATCGAACTTCCTCGCCACGATGAGCCATGAAATCCGCACGCCGATGACCGGCGTCCTCGGCATGATCGATCTCATGCGCGACAGCGAGGACACGACCCGGCAGCAGCATTATCTGGAAACGCTCAAGCGCAGCGCGGACCACCTCATGACGGTGCTCGACGACATTCTCGATTTTTCCAAGATCGAAGCCGGGCACCTCGTTTTCGAGCAGCGTGATTTCAGGCTCGAGCGGCTGGTCAATGAGACTGTCGACCTGTTTGCAAGCGCGGTCCGTTCGAAGGGGCTCCAACTCGATATCGAACGAGACATCGGCGATGCGCGGCCGGTGCAAGGCGATCCGGCTCGCTTGCGCCAGGTCCTATCGAACCTGCTGTCCAACGCGGTGAAATTCACGCCGTCGGGCAAGATCGTCGTGCGCGTCGAGGCAGGTTCGCAGATCGACCATCAGCAATGGCGCATCAGCGTGCGCGATAGCGGAATCGGGATCGCGCCCGACGCGCTCGATCAGTTGTTCCAGCCATTCACGCAGGCCGATGCGTCGACCTCGCGGCGCTTCGGTGGCACGGGTCTCGGCCTGTCGATCACGCAGGCGCTGGTCGAAGGCATGGGTGGAAAGCTGCATGTCTCGAGCGAGAAGGGCGTCGGCTCGACATTCACGGTCGAACTGGACCTGCCGGACGGTATCGAGCCCGAACAGCAAGCCGAAAAAACGCACGCTAAAGGGATCGAGCAACCGACCCCGCGGCGCGTTCTTGTCGCTGAAGACAATCCGGTGAACCAGATGCTGGTGCGTGCCGTTCTGGCTGGCGCGGGTCATGCCGTGGAGACTGTCGGGGACGGCCGCGCGGCGGTCCGGCTCGCTAATGAAAGCCGGTTCGATGTCATCGTCATGGATATGCAGATGCCCGAACTGGACGGATTGGCCGCGACCCGCGAAATTCGCCGCGCCGAGGGCGATAACCAGGACGTGCCGATCATCGCCTTGACCGCCGATGCCTCGCCCGAACGCCGGCGCTTCTACGAGGGCGCTGGGCTGACGGCGTTCCTGACCAAACCGATCGACCAAGCGCTCCTGATCGCCACCATCGAAGAACTGACGGCCTCCCCCCTCGACATGCAAGCAAAGGACAAAGCCGTGGACACCCAGACCAAGCGGCTTGCCGCCGACGATACGCAGGGCTGTTTTGACAAGGAAAGATTGGACGAACTTGGTGCCGCCCTCGGGGCCGCCCGGTTGGGCGATATGTTGGGGCTCTTGAAGGTGGAGCTGGAATTACGTCCCGAGCTCCTCGCGACGGCGCTCGACCATGACGATGTGGACGAGTTGCACGACCTTGCGCACAGCCTCAAGGGCGCGGCATCTAGTGCCGGCGCTATCGCGGTCGCGAAGATTGCAGCCCAGTTGGAGCGCAGCGACGATCCGGTGGCATTGCGGGCCTTACTCGATGATCTCGATTTGGCGGTCGAGCGCACGCTGGAAGCACTGGTCGACCAAGTGCCGGCGCTCGATGGTGACAATCAAACGGCAAGTGTCGCCGGCGGCGCCGCTTGA
- the dnaN gene encoding DNA polymerase III subunit beta, whose translation MKATLERAVLLKSLGHVQSVVERRNTIPILSNVLIEASEDGSLRLMATDLDLQVDEKVSAEVSQAGATTVPAHTFFDIVRKLPEGAQVELTASDGKMQVVAGRARFNLQTLPRDDFPVIAEGELPHRFELPAATLRQIIDKTRFAISSEETRYYLMGIFFHVADDALKAAATDGHRLARVTVEKPDGADGMPDIIVPKKCVGELRKLLDEVDGTVELSLSDSKIRFGLGNAVLTSKLIDGKFPDYNRVIPTANDKLLKLDPKSFMAGVDRVATIASEKTRAVKMAVENDKVTLSVTSPENGVAVEEVPADYRNDSLEIGFNARYLMDILHEIEGDTVEVHLADDAAPTLLRENDDSPSLYVLMPMRV comes from the coding sequence ATGAAAGCGACGTTGGAGCGGGCGGTTCTCTTGAAGAGCCTCGGCCATGTGCAATCGGTGGTGGAGCGGCGCAACACCATCCCCATCCTCTCCAATGTCCTCATCGAAGCGAGCGAAGACGGGTCGCTTCGCCTGATGGCCACCGACCTCGATCTGCAGGTCGACGAGAAAGTCTCGGCGGAAGTGAGCCAGGCCGGTGCGACCACCGTGCCGGCGCACACCTTCTTCGATATCGTGCGCAAGCTGCCCGAAGGCGCGCAGGTCGAACTGACCGCCAGCGACGGCAAGATGCAGGTCGTGGCCGGCCGTGCCCGGTTCAACCTGCAAACACTGCCGCGAGACGATTTCCCGGTCATCGCCGAGGGCGAGCTGCCGCACCGCTTCGAACTGCCTGCAGCGACGCTCCGCCAGATCATCGACAAGACGCGCTTCGCCATCTCGTCGGAAGAGACGCGCTATTATTTGATGGGCATTTTCTTCCACGTTGCCGACGATGCGCTCAAGGCTGCGGCCACCGACGGCCACCGCCTTGCCCGCGTGACGGTCGAAAAGCCTGATGGCGCGGACGGCATGCCCGACATCATTGTCCCCAAGAAATGCGTCGGCGAACTGCGCAAGTTGCTCGACGAAGTCGACGGGACGGTCGAACTGTCGCTGTCCGACAGCAAGATCCGCTTCGGCCTCGGTAATGCCGTGCTCACTTCCAAGCTGATCGACGGCAAGTTCCCCGACTATAATCGCGTCATCCCGACCGCGAACGACAAGCTGCTGAAGCTCGACCCGAAAAGCTTCATGGCCGGCGTCGATCGCGTCGCGACCATCGCCAGCGAGAAGACCCGCGCGGTCAAGATGGCGGTCGAAAATGACAAGGTCACGCTCTCGGTCACCAGCCCCGAGAACGGCGTCGCGGTCGAAGAAGTGCCCGCCGACTATCGCAATGACAGCCTCGAGATCGGATTCAACGCGCGCTACCTCATGGACATCCTCCACGAGATCGAAGGCGACACGGTCGAAGTGCATCTCGCTGACGATGCAGCGCCCACGCTGCTGCGCGAGAATGACGACAGCCCGTCGCTCTACGTCCTGATGCCGATGCGCGTCTGA